ctttaaaacaaaaagcaacaaaaaaaacttttcttgtaaaacaaattatattgtaTTGACgctttaattaacttttaaacttatatttttaaatttataattagttAAACATGATAAGTCCGAACAGACCGACATTAACCCAGATGATTTTGAATTGGATGATTGTCTCCTGGAGAGTAATGACATAGTTATAACTCAAAATAAAGATGGTTTCATATTGCATGTTAAGAAATTGGGTAATATAACGACGGCCAAACTATCGTCACAGGATGAAGATCAAGTAGCAGCAGCTGCTGTTGCAGCCGCCACTGGGGGACATgttcaacagcaacagcagcagcagcagtcaTCTGCTCAAATTACCGAAATACATGAAGTTCAAGATGTTAAGCCTACATTTACTACTCTAACAACAAGTCCAGCGATAAAATTACCCTCCTCGGAATGTGGTAAGTTGTTAagaatgttttctatttaagaattttgaaattatgttaaaaattttaaagaaagattTTCGAAAGACCATTCAAAAAACAcaacctttttaaaataaacacgtTTCTCCTAGTTTTTTATACTAATtcctatttttgtttaatttttctctaTAGAATTAATCAACTTAAAGAAAATCATACCAGCATCCACAACAATTTCCACACATCATCCACATGCCACCATTATACAGACCCAACAAATACAACCGGCTCAATTGCAACAGcagcatcagcaacaacatcatcatcaacagcaaaCTCAACAATTACATGAAATTATACACCAACATCAGCAGCAAGAAacccaacagcagcagcatcaacaacatcaccaacagcagcagcaacaacaacaacaacaccatcaacagcagcaacaacagcagcatcatCAATTACAACATCATCCCCAAGTACAAAGTATTGTTACCACCACACCCACAGCATCTGGAGCCCATTCACAAACGATCAGTCTAATGGGTTTACGCAATGTACAAATGACCGATCAAAAACCCTTGGTCTCACGTATTAAATATTCTCGAGGTAAAATCATAACACCCGCTACCGGTAGTGTACAAATTGTACAAACACACGATCCACAAACTCATGAAATCCCCGATGGTACTAAATACGAAATCAGTGAAATTGATTTGAATAATCCTCAGACTTCGGCGGCGATTATTAGTGATTTGGTGAAATATGCCGAAATAGATGATATAGAATTGCCGGATGGTACAAAAATCGGTATTGGTTTTGCACCCACCGAAATAACCGAACATATGCAGTCGGCGGGTACGACGGCTCAAATTACAACACTCGAACAAGATCCAAAttcacaacaacatcatcaaatGCAAACGCATCAAATGACTCAACAGCATCATCAGTTGCAAGCTCAAGTTCATCATATACAAGCCTCACCACAGCATCAACATGCACAGCATCATATAGTACAACAGCATCAACAACAGACCACAACACATGTTGTACATCATCAGCAATTGCATTTACAAGAACAAGATGATAACACTACCAGTGTAGAGGCCATACTGCCCGATGGCATAACAGTGCATGAACAGCCTACAATAACCAAAAGCTATACCATCTTAACGGCAAGACCACTTAAAACCGAATCATCACATGACCTCAGCGAACTAACACATCCCTCGGCTACCACCTATGAACTATCGCTAAGTGATTCTTCATTGGGTCCCAACGATGAACGGGGTGATGAATCGAAATATGTTTGCCGTCATTGTGGCAAGAAATATCGTTGGAAATCCACCCTAAGACGTCATGAAAATGTTGAATGTGGTGGCAAGGAACCCTGTCATCCATGTCCCTATTGTTCGTATAAGGCCAAACAGCGCGGTAATTTGGGTGTACATGTGCGTAAACATCATCCGGATAAACCACAATTAGAGAGTAAACGTGGTCGTAAAATTTAAGGTGGATGGAGTAGAATGTAGTGAGTGAAAGTTTCAGTGAGTGATTGATTGTTTATTTTCACGTGAGTagataaatttactttattttaatttcttttttttaagtttttttcttgcaaTTGACTGTAACAACTTttatgttaatgttttaaattcctcatggtttcaattttaaagggaatcaataattttcttctcTGGATTAGTATAAAGTCTGAGCtaaagattattctatagtctttagtgtgaactttagatcagtctaaagtttgatttatataaaagtttataatctGTTCAATAGAGCATCACTGATCTTAGGAGAGTCTGGTCctcagatcagtctataatctggtctatgaATTAGACTATAAATATGTCAATAGTCTGATCAAGATATAGTCTATTtatcagtctatagattagtatataatCAGTCCTTTTAGTCGGTGTGTATAGTGtgttctatagatcagtctacagtctggtcccCAGATCAGTCTGATCAATCTgtttctatagatcagactatagataaggcaATAGTCTGATCaaaatatagtctggtctatagattagtctacaatCAGGCCTTTTAGTCGGTACTATGGATTAGCTTATATATTAGTTTATGGACTacggatcagtctatagataaTTCAATATTCTGAtcataaatcagtctatagtcttgtctacgaatcagtctatagtaatatctctagattagtctacagtatCTATAGATCTGTGTAttgctatagatcagtctatagatcggTCTTCAGGTTAGTCTACAGGTCAGTCTATGGTTTGGGTATAGTCTGGTTCATATATTAGAATATAATCTGGTCTATGGGTCTATAGATTATTCTGTACGGTCAATAATCTGCTTCAGACTGTATTCTCATCATATGAATCTGGTCTGTCTATGGTATTTTCCATCTATAGATCTGTcagtggtctagtctataaatcagtttatatagatcagtttatggtTTGATCTGTAGATTTGTTTATGATCTgctttatagatcagtctatggatTTGTCTTTAGTCTTCTGTTCTAAACATCCGTTGCGCAATTTACGCGTATTTAATAATTCTTATAGATCATacattagtctattgtctgattTATAGATCagttaataatttagtttttggtctggtatatagatcagtctatatattAGTTTATAATCTGATTTATAGATCAGGCAATGGATGAGTTTTTGGTCAGgtatagatcagtttatggtCTGATCTattgatcagtttatagtctctgatctatagatcagttaatagtctggtctatagatcagtttatattcttgtctatagatcagtttatagtctggtttatagatcagtttatggtCTAGATAGATCAGTTCATAATCTGGTGTGTAGATCAGTTTAAAGTCTTATCTACAGATCAGTTTATGATTTAGtatatagatcggtctatatgTCAATCTCTTACCTGgtttatatatcagtctatGGATTAATCTTAATTCTGATCTATACATCCGTTGCGcaagtatttattaatttcaaggATTCTTTAATCCCTTGATTCccttttctttttaacaattcATTTTCCCAGAGAGAAATGAATCCCTTATTAATACCTTAAAATCAATTACTATTTCTTAAATCTTTCATTATGGGCTCAAATTATTATCaattgctatttttataaaatagtagaattttttttaaaatcttccctttaattttccttccttttaaattcaataaatgctttttaagttaattttcttttagttattagttaaaaaaaacacatttgtttatttttgttgttttaattattgatttattttacatatatataatttaactattaaactgttatttgtttaaaaaacttcattttttttttttttaatattattaacaaactttaagttataattaacagaaaaaaagaacggaatgtaattttgaaaattactctTTAATCTTCaagtttctttctattttttatgaaaaaattaaaaaataaaacaaaatgtgcaaataatatacatataaataaattttatatatattttcattttatgaaaacaaaacaaaaaaaaaaaaaaacataaataaaaaatatagattttactaaataagattttatgtgcaaaatatacaaaaaataattatatatgaaaaaaaaacatgtgtgaaaaaaagaacaaaaaaaaaaaaaacaattttaaagaaaaatttactttatatatatttttaaaaatagtaagcAGCTTTAAAACgtgtaattttaaacaaaaaaatgttttgcttaatttagaaaattattcaaacatataaatttttattttaaagaaaatcaaataacataaattttgcaatttttttaaatctgttttagtttgtttttaaaaaagtcataCGTTTGagagtctatagatcagtctatagtccggttTATACATCATTCTATGGTCTGGTCAGGTTTATATATCAGTATTCTGGTCTATCGATCAGTCTgtattctggtctatagatcagtttataatctGGTCTACAGATAAGAGTAttgatcagtcaatagtcttgtttatagatgATTTATTTGTCttttctatagatcaatctgtagCCTTATCTCTAGATCAATCCATTTTATAGATCACTCTAagatcttgtctatagatcaatc
The window above is part of the Lucilia cuprina isolate Lc7/37 chromosome 6, ASM2204524v1, whole genome shotgun sequence genome. Proteins encoded here:
- the LOC111685995 gene encoding longitudinals lacking protein, isoforms F/I/K/T isoform X3; translation: MDDDQQFCLRWNNHQSTLISVFDTLLENETLVDCTLAAEGKFLKAHKVVLSACSPYFATLLQEQYDKHPIFILKDVKYQELRAMMDYMYRGEVNISQDQLAALLKAAESLQIKGLSDNRSGGGTTAPKPEHHRATMPTGKLSAGYTLEQTKRARIAGPAEPEMGSREGSSSPSRRRRKVRRRSIENAMTDVHDNSNSSQQQTQSNASGLGAITAAASALAAAAAAAPNTQSLASNVPLSASTSSSTAVTAPGTTLSSSKKTDIVKGTTQQQQQTQQDAMNTDNVQGPASAATATGSIDTETTDSAAAVASTATDKSNHKQLQQQLKQAKESISGNAAAGSGSELVIEPKAEYDDEANDEPVEDLTLDEEDMGMDDLDQNAGTSQGGEGSSQGYAPWQHDRSQDELLLATQEAQQRDPQVKHDKSEQTDINPDDFELDDCLLESNDIVITQNKDGFILHVKKLGNITTAKLSSQDEDQVAAAAVAAATGGHVQQQQQQQQSSAQITEIHEVQDVKPTFTTLTTSPAIKLPSSECELINLKKIIPASTTISTHHPHATIIQTQQIQPAQLQQQHQQQHHHQQQTQQLHEIIHQHQQQETQQQQHQQHHQQQQQQQQQHHQQQQQQQHHQLQHHPQVQSIVTTTPTASGAHSQTISLMGLRNVQMTDQKPLVSRIKYSRGKIITPATGSVQIVQTHDPQTHEIPDGTKYEISEIDLNNPQTSAAIISDLVKYAEIDDIELPDGTKIGIGFAPTEITEHMQSAGTTAQITTLEQDPNSQQHHQMQTHQMTQQHHQLQAQVHHIQASPQHQHAQHHIVQQHQQQTTTHVVHHQQLHLQEQDDNTTSVEAILPDGITVHEQPTITKSYTILTARPLKTESSHDLSELTHPSATTYELSLSDSSLGPNDERGDESKYVCRHCGKKYRWKSTLRRHENVECGGKEPCHPCPYCSYKAKQRGNLGVHVRKHHPDKPQLESKRGRKI